A stretch of the Ananas comosus cultivar F153 linkage group 14, ASM154086v1, whole genome shotgun sequence genome encodes the following:
- the LOC109719887 gene encoding ubiquitin-conjugating enzyme E2 22-like isoform X1 — MALHLQATNENLPPNVIKQLAKELKNLDETPPEGIKVIVNDDDFSTIFADIEGPAGTPYENGLFRMKLILSHDFPQCPPKGYFMTKIFHPNIATNGEICVNTLKKDWNPSLGLRHVLLVVRCLLIEPFPESALNEQAGKMLLENYEEYARHARLYTGIHALKPKTKSKTGAISESTTALNVDQVNTIPSGKVPLAPATLTAAAASKGSATNSQDQNACVALSSEPQKKEGAVAAKAQVDKKKMDARKKSLKRL; from the exons ATGGCACTTCATCTTCAGGCAACCAACGAAAACCTCCCACCTAATGTCATCAAGCAACTCGCAAAAGAACTGAAGAACCTCGATGAGACACCCCCTGAAGGCATTAAAGTGATTGTGAACGACGATGACTTCTCTACTATCTTTGCTGATATTGAGGGTCCTG CCGGAACCCCATATGAGAATGGCTTATTCCGCATGAAGCTGATATTGTCTCACGACTTTCCTCAGTGTCCTCCgaaag GCTACTTCATGACAAAGATCTTCCATCCTAATATAGCGACAAATGGTGAGATCTGTGTCAACACATTGAAAAAGGACTGGAATCCAAGTCTTGGGTTGCGACATGTTTTGCTT GTGGTGAGATGCCTTTTGATCGAACCATTTCCTGAATCTGCTCTCAATGAACAGGCTGGGAAAATGTTGCTCGAGAATTATGAGGAGTATGCAAGGCATGCTAG ATTGTACACGGGAATACACGCTCTTAAACCTAAGACCAAATCGAAAACCGGGGCAATTTCCGAGTCCACCACGGCTTTGAATGTCGATCAAGTGAACACGATACCAAGCGGCAAGGTCCCATTGGCCCCTGCAACATTAACTGCAGCTGCAGCTTCTAAAGGATCGGCGACAAACTCTCAAGATCAGAATGCGTGCGTCGCTCTGTCATCGGAGCCGCAAAAGAAGGAAGGAGCAGTCGCTGCGAAAGCCCAAGTAGATAAGAAGAAGATGGATGCGAGGAAGAAGAGCCTGAAGAGATTATAG
- the LOC109720666 gene encoding GATA transcription factor 20-like isoform X2, with product MSENPNPAAEAKPGSGGRFSGHHGHIPAGVGGGVEEAQLIAAADAQGIERYEEAEDSIGRGGGGGGHGEGEGMEVDGPCDPGHSGEHHGMLAPHVGDNQLTLSFQGEVYVFDSVTPEKVQAVLLLLGGREISTSTTNPFPSSSHNRRINLPHRVASLMRFREKRKERNFEKKIRYTVRKEVALRMQRNKGQFISSKSKPEDSTNDAAIWDTSAQQWTPPPDNRPPAASECHHCGISAKATPMMRRGPDGPRTLCNACGLVWANKGMMRDLSKNPTPAIPNALPEPPKEGSNFTEAGAAQALPASVNGHHGL from the exons ATGAgtgaaaaccctaaccctgcgGCGGAGGCGAAGCCGGGCTCCGGCGGCCGATTCTCCGGCCACCACGGGCATATTCCGGcgggcgtcggcggcggcgtcgaggAGGCGCAGCTCATCGCGGCCGCGGACGCCCAGGGCATTGAGAGGTACGAGGAGGCGGAGGATAGcatcggccgcggcggcggaggcggtggccATGGAGAGGGTGAGGGGATGGAGGTGGACGGGCCCTGCGATCCGGGGCATTCGGGGGAGCATCACGGGATGTTGGCTCCTCATGTAGGGGATAATCAACTCACCCTCTCGTTTCAGGGCGAGGTGTATGTGTTCGACTCCGTTACCCCCGAAAAG GTTCAAGCTGTGCTTTTGCTGTTGGGGGGAAGAGAAATAAGCACTAGCACCACAAATCCTTTTCCATCTTCTTCCCATAATAGG CGGATAAACTTGCCGCACAGAGTTGCTTCCTTAATGAGGTTCAgggaaaagaggaaagagaggaattttgaaaagaaaattcgTTACACTGTTCGCAAAGAGGTTGCTCTTAG GATGCAACGTAATAAAGGGCAGTTCATATCGTCCAAGTCAAAGCCTGAAGATTCAACAAATGATGCTGCAATTTGGGACACCAGTGCACAGCAGTGGACCCCACCACCTGATAATCGCCCCCCTGCAGCATCTGA aTGTCATCACTGTGGCATCAGTGCCAAAGCTACACCAATGATGCGACGTGGACCTGACGGACCAAGGACTCTATGCAATGCTTGTGGGCTTGTTTGGGCAAATAAG GGGATGATGAGGGATCTTTCAAAGAATCCAACACCTGCAATTCCGAATGCATTGCCAGAACCACCAAAAGAAGGG AGCAACTTTACTGAAGCAGGAGCAGCTCAGGCCCTTCCTGCTTCTGTTAATGGCCATCATGGATTGTGA
- the LOC109720583 gene encoding DNA ligase 4, which produces MTDATVRFGLLVSMFQAMLRDRSAAKKRRRLRTFLDRVYTGRDYFSAMRLVLPALDRERGSYGLKESALAAALVDALGLARDSPDALRLVNWRRGGASRAGANAGNFALVAAEVLQRRQGMTSGGLTIKELNDALDQLAATENRAEKASILSGLIKKTNALEMKWILMIILKDLKLGISEKSIFHEFHPDAEELFNVTCDLKLVCEKLRDRSQRHKRQDIEVGKPVRPQLAMRVSDASAAWKKLHGKNVIVECKFDGDRIQIHKNGEEIHFFSRNFLDHPEYAPGMSKIIMQNILVDRCILDGEMLVWDTSTNRFAEFGSNQEIAKAAREGMESDRQLCYIAFDILYAGDTSVIHQSLAERQELLQKVVKPLKGQLDILIPNGGLNDHRPQGEPCWSIIAHNVEDVEKFFKETIENRDEGIVLKDLDSKWEPSDRSGKWLKLKPDYIHAGSDLDVLIIGGYFGSGRRGGEVAQFLVGLAERSDSSSFPKRFVSFCRVGTGLSDEELDALISKLKPYFRKNDNPRQAPRFYEVTNNAKERPDVWIESPDKSVIVSITSDIRTIKSEVFAAPYSLRFPRIHRVRYDKPWHECLDVQAFVDLVHSSNGNTHQGPNDRTLQNHEPKRVRSTQKRGKKQVSVVPSHFVQTDISNVKGETRIFANMMFYFVNIPPSYSLDFFHKLVVENGGSFSMNLNDSVTHSIAAEKKGIKYQAAIRHGDIIHYSWILDCCNQKRLLLLQPKYFLSLADASKRKFHEEIDAYSDYYYWDIDIMDLKQMFSNMDVVKNIENIQHYKKKYCPEEKFCFFQGCCIYFYKAVPLINPDYNTISDLALKRMKLDVIMHSGEVCSSLGSATHLAVFSTLEALNFDELYKSFPPAQRRHLHKKRLHIVNSKWLEDSIENRKKLPEDAYNLKPDSLEELEVDKSNNELEPPTSTSDRKDQRVPRLINIGEMRKRGRTAHTKSRNVRSAPRPARRTRARIGNRPAKIDQDESEKSDSNNFGRREAFESGDESNKNEEPLVGAQFVKFEDESKDADLAISNENPNHTDPSDSKDKSEEIFDRSDAAEIARKGKGEKLEQMVDPLQAMLLDMIPSLSQRKAEEQAATSVVEKPTTDSNSSNNVVKKKVSYKDVAGQLLKDW; this is translated from the exons ATGACGGATGCGACGGTGCGGTTCGGTCTGCTGGTGAGCATGTTCCAGGCGATGCTCCGGGACCGGTCGGCGGCGAAGAAGCGGCGGCGGCTGAGGACGTTCCTGGACCGGGTCTACACGGGGCGGGACTACTTCAGCGCGATGCGCCTCGTGCTCCCCGCCCTGGACCGGGAGCGCGGCTCCTACGGCCTCAAGGAGTCGGcgctcgccgccgccctcgtcgaCGCGCTCGGCCTCGCCAGGGACTCCCCCGACGCCCTCCGCCTCGTCAACTGGCGCCGCGGAGGCGCCTCCCGCGCCGGGGCCAACGCCGGCAACttcgccctcgtcgccgccgaG GTTCTACAACGTAGACAGGGGATGACTTCAGGGGGTCTAACAATCAAAGAGTTGAATGATGCACTTGACCAGCTGGCTGCAACAGAAAACAG GGCTGAGAAGGCCTCTATTCTTTCTGGTCTTATTAAGAAGACAAATGCCCTGGAAATGAAGTGGATTCTTATGATCATTCTCAAAG ATCTAAAGTTGGGAATCAGTGAGAAGAGCATATTTCATGAATTCCATCCTGATGCCGAAGAATTGTTTAATGTCACCTGCGACCTAAAATTGGTTTGTGAGAAGCTGAGAGATCGGAGTCAAAGGCATAAGCGGCAG GATATAGAAGTGGGGAAACCTGTTAGGCCTCAGCTAGCCATGAGGGTCAGTGATGCTTCTGCTGCATGGAAGAAG CTTCATGGCAAGAATGTGATTGTCGAGTGCAAATTTGATGGCgatcgaattcaaattcacaagAATGGAGAGGAGATTCACTTTTTCTCACG GAACTTTCTAGATCATCCTGAATATGCTCCTGGCATGTCGAAGATAATCATGCAAAACATCCTGGTTGACAG GTGTATATTGGATGGTGAAATGCTTGTCTGGGACACATCCACCAATCGTTTTGCAGAATTCGGTTCAAACCAGGAAATAG CAAAGGCAGCAAGGGAAGGAATGGAGAGCGACCGCCAG TTATGCT ATATTGCTTTTGATATTCTTTATGCTGGAGACACTAGTGTTATTCATCAGAGTTTGGCAGAACGACAAGAACTCCTTCAGAAAGTTGTCAAGCCTTTGAAGGGTCAGCTTGACATTTTGATCCCTAATGGGGGTCTTAACGACCATCGTCCGCAAG GTGAACCATGCTGGTCCATTATTGCACATAATGTGGAAGACGTGGAGAAGTTCTTCAAAGAAACCATCGAGAATAG GGATGAAGGAATTGTATTGAAGGATCTTGATTCCAAATGGGAGCCCAGCGACCGCAGTGGAAAATGGCTGAAGTTGAAACCTGATTATATTCATGCTGGTTCTGATCTTGATGTTCTTATTATAG GAGGATACTTTGGATCTGGCCGTCGTGGGGGAGAG GTAGCTCAGTTCTTAGTTGGTCTTGCAGAGCGCTCAGATTCTAGTAGTTTTCCAAAAAG ATTTGTTTCATTTTGTCGAGTTGGTACTGGCCTTTCCGACGAGGAACTCGATGCTCTTATTTCCAAATTGAAACCCTATTTCAG GAAGAACGACAACCCAAGACAAGCACCTCGCTTTTATGAAGTGACAAATAATGCAAAGGAGAGGCCAGATGTTTGGATTGAAAGCCCTGATAA GTCTGTTATAGTATCTATTACCAGCGACATCCGAACTATCAAGTCTGAG GTATTTGCTGCTCCATACAGTTTGAGATTTCCCCGTATTCATCGTGTACGTTATGATAAGCCATGGCATGAGTGCCTCGATGTGCagg CATTTGTGGACTTGGTACATTCAAGTAACGGTAACACCCACCAGGGACCAAATGATAGAACTTTGCAAAACCATGAGCCCAAGCGAGTAAGATCGACGCAGAAGAGAGGCAAGAAGCAAGTGTCAGTTGTCCCTTCGCATTTTGTGCAGACTGACATTTCTAATGTTAAGGGGGAGACCAGAATATTTGCAAATATGATGTTTT ATTTTGTTAACATTCCTCCATCATATTCTTTGGACTTTTTTCACAAATTGGTGGTTGAGAATGGAGGAAGTTTCTCAATGAATCTCAATGACTCAGTTACGCACAGCATAGCGGCCGAGAAAAAGG GAATCAAGTATCAAGCTGCCATCCGTCATGGAGATATCATACACTATTCATGGATATTGGATTGTTGCAATCAAAAGCGTCTTTTGCTCTTGCAACCCAA GTACTTCCTCTCTCTTGCTGATGCTTCAAAGCGCAAGTTCCATGAAGAAATTGATGCATACTCCGACTACTATTACTGGGACATTGATATTATGGACCTTAAACAG ATGTTCAGTAACATGGATGTAGTGAAAAATATCGAGAACATACAACACTATAAGAAGAAGTATTGTCCGGAGGAAAAATTCTGCTTCTTTCAGGGATGTTGTATCTATTTTTACAAGGCGGTGCCCCTAAT AAATCCTGATTACAATACAATATCGGATCTCGCACTGAAGAGGATGAAACTCGATGTAATCATGCATAGCGGTGAAGTCTGCAGCAGCCTTGGTTCTGCCACCCATTTGGCTGTTTTTTCAACTCTGGAAGCCCTTAATTTTGATGAATTATATAAGag TTTTCCGCCTGCTCAAAGGCGCCATCTACATAAGAAAAGGTTACATATTGTGAATAGTAAGTGGTTGGAAGATTCCATTGAGAACAGAAAGAAGTTACCAGAAGATGCTTACAATCTGAAACCAGATTCATTAGAAGAACTAGAGGTCGATAAAAG CAATAACGAACTTGAGCCTCCTACCAGTACAAGTGACCGGAAAGATCAGAGAGTCCCTAGATTAATTAATATAGgtgaaatgagaaaaagagGCCGAACGGCGCATACTAAATCGAGAAATGTCAGATCTGCCCCTAGGCCAGCTCGAAGAACACGAGCAAGGATCGGAAATCGACCAGCGAAAATAGACCAAGACGAGTCTGAGAAGAGTGACTCGAACAATTTTGGTCGAAGAGAAGCTTTTGAATCAGGAGATGAGAGTAATAAAAATGAAGAACCACTTGTAGGTGCTCAATTTGTAAAATTCGAAGATGAGTCTAAAGATGCCGACTTAGCCATCTCTAATGAAAACCCTAACCATACTGATCCTAGTGACTCGAAAGATAAAAGTGAAGAAATATTTGACAGAAGTGATGCTGCAGAAATAGCTAGAAAAGGAAAAGGTGAAAAGTTGGAGCAAATGGTCGATCCGCTCCAGGCAATGCTGCTTGACATGATACCGAGCCTTAGCCAGAGAAAAGCGGAGGAGCAAGCTGCGACTTCTGTTGTCGAGAAACCTACGACCGATTCCAATTCTAGTAACAATGTGGTGAAGAAAAAAGTTAGTTATAAAGATGTGGCAGGTCAACTTCTGAAAGATTGGTGA
- the LOC109720633 gene encoding cell wall protein RBR3, translating to MDALLASYASDEDDEGEHEPKREDDKKPSFSLPPPKSSSSLFSSLAPPKSLPPPTSSPNPTNPNPRSSQPNSIRTLNPEPSKPQARIFSSLPPPKTSSSSSLFSSLPPPKSKESSNPLSLDFNPKKVVRFTPPVNPRRDLDDEDDEDEVRKRKPANDSSSTVGSKKNLSSMLPAPKNSLCLAPSAASSIASRRSAVEAESAAVSVKELESEQEGSGFEGYGGYSSSWVGASAEAEAAETIAYESYGAYNGGWVSDPTASAEGGAEGAMASGFSSSSYGSADASQWEQSYGSGVDYGGGYEGSWSDGSIDRGASVVADVGMSKGKRGRNEMPIEIVEVKQEELVKNRPREDQAKLTGIAFGPSYQPVSSAKGKPSKLQKRKHQIGSLYFDMKQKEMELSERRARGFLTKAETQAKYGW from the exons ATGGACGCTCTCTTAGCGAGCTACGCCTCCGACGAGGACGATGAAGGAGAGCACGAACCCAAGCGAGAAGATGATAAAAAACCCTCCTTTTCTCTCCCCCCTCCCaaatcctcttcttctctcttctcctctctcgcCCCACCCAAATCACTACCACCCCCCACCTCCTCCCCCAACCCCACAAACCCTAATCCCCGATCGTCCCAGCCTAATTCCATCCGAACCCTAAATCCGGAACCTTCCAAGCCCCAAGCTCGCATCTTTTCCTCCCTCCCGCCGCCCAAAACCTCGTCTTCTTCCTCGCTCTTCTCCTCCCTGCCACCTCCCAAATCGAAGGAGTCCTCGAATCCTCTCTCCTTGGACTTTAACCCTAAGAAGGTGGTGCGCTTTACCCCGCCTGTAAACCCTAGGAGGGATTTGGACGACGAGGATGATGAGGACGAGGTGCGTAAGAGGAAACCCGCTAACGATTCTTCTTCTACTGTGGGATCAAAGAAGAACCTTTCTTCTATGCTCCCCGCGCCAAAGAACTCTCTTTGCTTGGCTCCTTCCGCCGCCTCTTCCATCGCCTCACGGAGATCCGCTGTGGAAGCCGAATCGGCAGCAGTTAGTGTCAAAGAGCTCGAATCGGAGCAAGAAGGGAGCGGCTTCGAGGGCTACGGGGGTTACAGTAGCAGTTGGGTTGGTGCTTCTGCAGAAGCCGAAGCAGCAGAGACGATAGCTTATGAGAGCTATGGGGCTTATAATGGCGGCTGGGTTAGTGACCCAACCGCTTCTGCGGAAGGCGGTGCAGAGGGGGCGATGGCTTCGGGCTTTTCGAGCAGTAGTTACGGGTCCGCAGATGCGTCTCAGTGGGAGCAGAGTTATGGGAGTGGAGTGGATTACGGTGGGGGTTACGAGGGGAGTTGGTCGGACGGATCGATTGATAGGGGGGCGTCAGTGGTCGCCGATGTGGGAATGAGTAAGGGAAAGAGAGGGAGGAATGAGATGCCGATAGAGATTGTGGAGGTGAAGCAGGAGGAGTTGGTGAAGAACCGGCCGAGGGAGGATCAGGCTAAGCTGACGGGGATCGCCTTCGGACCATCATATCAG CCGGTTTCTTCTGCCAAGGGAAAGCCCTCGAAACTGCAGAAACGAAAGCATCAGATTGGCTCCTTATACTTCGACATGAAGCAGAAGGAGATGGAACTTTCCGAGCGCCGTGCTCGCGGCTTTCTAACCAAGGCAGAGACACAAGCCAAGTATGGTTGGTGA
- the LOC109719990 gene encoding zinc finger protein CONSTANS-LIKE 2-like, which yields MVVAAAWVCDLCGGAAAAAVYCDADGAFLCWSCDAAVHGANFLVARHVRRLAYASSRAADFGHRFSGPGAPHPLLIPALCQSCRPADPIAPPPPPLPPPLTPTMTSSASVSSSLSSCVPVAALSSRIGIALDGAVLSCAAKLRSGTRDTGIASARARSRARTGVAKAAEKGWGESAA from the coding sequence ATGGTGGTGGCCGCTGCGTGGGTTTGCGATCTCTGCGGCggtgctgcggcggcggcggtgtaCTGCGACGCGGACGGCGCGTTCCTCTGCTGGTCCTGCGACGCCGCCGTGCACGGCGCCAACTTCCTCGTCGCCCGCCACGTCCGCCGCCTCGCCTACGCCTCGTCCCGTGCCGCTGACTTCGGCCACCGCTTCTCCGGCCCCGGCGCCCCGCACCCCCTGTTGATCCCCGCGCTCTGCCAATCCTGCCGCCCCGCCGACCCCATtgcccctccccctccgccccTTCCTCCGCCGCTGACGCCGACGATGACGTCCTCGGCGTCGGTGTCGTCGTCGTTGAGCTCCTGCGTCCCCGTCGCGGCGCTCTCGAGCCGGATAGGCATAGCCCTAGATGGGGCGGTGCTTTCGTGCGCCGCGAAGCTCCGCAGCGGCACTCGCGATACGGGGATCGCTAGCGCTCGTGCTCGTTCTCGTGCTCGAACGGGAGTGGCGAAGGCGGCGGAGAAGGGATGGGGCGAGTCGGCGGCGTAG
- the LOC109719887 gene encoding ubiquitin-conjugating enzyme E2 22-like isoform X2: MATNENLPPNVIKQLAKELKNLDETPPEGIKVIVNDDDFSTIFADIEGPAGTPYENGLFRMKLILSHDFPQCPPKGYFMTKIFHPNIATNGEICVNTLKKDWNPSLGLRHVLLVVRCLLIEPFPESALNEQAGKMLLENYEEYARHARLYTGIHALKPKTKSKTGAISESTTALNVDQVNTIPSGKVPLAPATLTAAAASKGSATNSQDQNACVALSSEPQKKEGAVAAKAQVDKKKMDARKKSLKRL; encoded by the exons ATG GCAACCAACGAAAACCTCCCACCTAATGTCATCAAGCAACTCGCAAAAGAACTGAAGAACCTCGATGAGACACCCCCTGAAGGCATTAAAGTGATTGTGAACGACGATGACTTCTCTACTATCTTTGCTGATATTGAGGGTCCTG CCGGAACCCCATATGAGAATGGCTTATTCCGCATGAAGCTGATATTGTCTCACGACTTTCCTCAGTGTCCTCCgaaag GCTACTTCATGACAAAGATCTTCCATCCTAATATAGCGACAAATGGTGAGATCTGTGTCAACACATTGAAAAAGGACTGGAATCCAAGTCTTGGGTTGCGACATGTTTTGCTT GTGGTGAGATGCCTTTTGATCGAACCATTTCCTGAATCTGCTCTCAATGAACAGGCTGGGAAAATGTTGCTCGAGAATTATGAGGAGTATGCAAGGCATGCTAG ATTGTACACGGGAATACACGCTCTTAAACCTAAGACCAAATCGAAAACCGGGGCAATTTCCGAGTCCACCACGGCTTTGAATGTCGATCAAGTGAACACGATACCAAGCGGCAAGGTCCCATTGGCCCCTGCAACATTAACTGCAGCTGCAGCTTCTAAAGGATCGGCGACAAACTCTCAAGATCAGAATGCGTGCGTCGCTCTGTCATCGGAGCCGCAAAAGAAGGAAGGAGCAGTCGCTGCGAAAGCCCAAGTAGATAAGAAGAAGATGGATGCGAGGAAGAAGAGCCTGAAGAGATTATAG
- the LOC109720666 gene encoding GATA transcription factor 20-like isoform X3 — protein sequence MSENPNPAAEAKPGSGGRFSGHHGHIPAGVGGGVEEAQLIAAADAQGIERYEEAEDSIGRGGGGGGHGEGEGMEVDGPCDPGHSGEHHGMLAPHVGDNQLTLSFQGEVYVFDSVTPEKRINLPHRVASLMRFREKRKERNFEKKIRYTVRKEVALRMQRNKGQFISSKSKPEDSTNDAAIWDTSAQQWTPPPDNRPPAASECHHCGISAKATPMMRRGPDGPRTLCNACGLVWANKGMMRDLSKNPTPAIPNALPEPPKEGSNFTEAGAAQALPASVNGHHGL from the exons ATGAgtgaaaaccctaaccctgcgGCGGAGGCGAAGCCGGGCTCCGGCGGCCGATTCTCCGGCCACCACGGGCATATTCCGGcgggcgtcggcggcggcgtcgaggAGGCGCAGCTCATCGCGGCCGCGGACGCCCAGGGCATTGAGAGGTACGAGGAGGCGGAGGATAGcatcggccgcggcggcggaggcggtggccATGGAGAGGGTGAGGGGATGGAGGTGGACGGGCCCTGCGATCCGGGGCATTCGGGGGAGCATCACGGGATGTTGGCTCCTCATGTAGGGGATAATCAACTCACCCTCTCGTTTCAGGGCGAGGTGTATGTGTTCGACTCCGTTACCCCCGAAAAG CGGATAAACTTGCCGCACAGAGTTGCTTCCTTAATGAGGTTCAgggaaaagaggaaagagaggaattttgaaaagaaaattcgTTACACTGTTCGCAAAGAGGTTGCTCTTAG GATGCAACGTAATAAAGGGCAGTTCATATCGTCCAAGTCAAAGCCTGAAGATTCAACAAATGATGCTGCAATTTGGGACACCAGTGCACAGCAGTGGACCCCACCACCTGATAATCGCCCCCCTGCAGCATCTGA aTGTCATCACTGTGGCATCAGTGCCAAAGCTACACCAATGATGCGACGTGGACCTGACGGACCAAGGACTCTATGCAATGCTTGTGGGCTTGTTTGGGCAAATAAG GGGATGATGAGGGATCTTTCAAAGAATCCAACACCTGCAATTCCGAATGCATTGCCAGAACCACCAAAAGAAGGG AGCAACTTTACTGAAGCAGGAGCAGCTCAGGCCCTTCCTGCTTCTGTTAATGGCCATCATGGATTGTGA
- the LOC109720666 gene encoding GATA transcription factor 20-like isoform X1 — protein sequence MSENPNPAAEAKPGSGGRFSGHHGHIPAGVGGGVEEAQLIAAADAQGIERYEEAEDSIGRGGGGGGHGEGEGMEVDGPCDPGHSGEHHGMLAPHVGDNQLTLSFQGEVYVFDSVTPEKVQAVLLLLGGREISTSTTNPFPSSSHNRQRINLPHRVASLMRFREKRKERNFEKKIRYTVRKEVALRMQRNKGQFISSKSKPEDSTNDAAIWDTSAQQWTPPPDNRPPAASECHHCGISAKATPMMRRGPDGPRTLCNACGLVWANKGMMRDLSKNPTPAIPNALPEPPKEGSNFTEAGAAQALPASVNGHHGL from the exons ATGAgtgaaaaccctaaccctgcgGCGGAGGCGAAGCCGGGCTCCGGCGGCCGATTCTCCGGCCACCACGGGCATATTCCGGcgggcgtcggcggcggcgtcgaggAGGCGCAGCTCATCGCGGCCGCGGACGCCCAGGGCATTGAGAGGTACGAGGAGGCGGAGGATAGcatcggccgcggcggcggaggcggtggccATGGAGAGGGTGAGGGGATGGAGGTGGACGGGCCCTGCGATCCGGGGCATTCGGGGGAGCATCACGGGATGTTGGCTCCTCATGTAGGGGATAATCAACTCACCCTCTCGTTTCAGGGCGAGGTGTATGTGTTCGACTCCGTTACCCCCGAAAAG GTTCAAGCTGTGCTTTTGCTGTTGGGGGGAAGAGAAATAAGCACTAGCACCACAAATCCTTTTCCATCTTCTTCCCATAATAGG CAGCGGATAAACTTGCCGCACAGAGTTGCTTCCTTAATGAGGTTCAgggaaaagaggaaagagaggaattttgaaaagaaaattcgTTACACTGTTCGCAAAGAGGTTGCTCTTAG GATGCAACGTAATAAAGGGCAGTTCATATCGTCCAAGTCAAAGCCTGAAGATTCAACAAATGATGCTGCAATTTGGGACACCAGTGCACAGCAGTGGACCCCACCACCTGATAATCGCCCCCCTGCAGCATCTGA aTGTCATCACTGTGGCATCAGTGCCAAAGCTACACCAATGATGCGACGTGGACCTGACGGACCAAGGACTCTATGCAATGCTTGTGGGCTTGTTTGGGCAAATAAG GGGATGATGAGGGATCTTTCAAAGAATCCAACACCTGCAATTCCGAATGCATTGCCAGAACCACCAAAAGAAGGG AGCAACTTTACTGAAGCAGGAGCAGCTCAGGCCCTTCCTGCTTCTGTTAATGGCCATCATGGATTGTGA